One genomic region from Flagellimonas oceani encodes:
- a CDS encoding DUF6503 family protein, with protein sequence MNYQKTTGPIKDYMKQVSNKPFFFSIPIIISILSFSLSFAQQDIIDKAIAVSGTEKLKNAKASFDFRDYQYTYKRNQGRFEYTRIGKKGDGTEIRDVYTNKGLVRYVADTLISLTEKREKAYTNSVNSVMYFAFLPLWLKDPAVIVEDQGRSVIKGKEYYKIRITFKQEGGGDDFEDVFLYWFDVKDYSMDYLAYKYFTGKGGMRFREAYNQRNVNGVVIQDYRNLQPKIKDGIDFDEIEKAFENDQLEELSLIQLKNVKIKTIPKP encoded by the coding sequence ATGAATTACCAAAAAACAACTGGACCGATCAAGGACTATATGAAACAAGTAAGCAACAAACCATTCTTTTTTTCGATTCCAATAATCATATCCATACTATCTTTTAGTCTTTCCTTTGCGCAACAAGATATCATCGATAAGGCCATAGCGGTTTCGGGAACCGAAAAATTGAAAAATGCAAAGGCTTCATTTGATTTTAGGGATTACCAGTATACATACAAAAGAAACCAAGGGCGATTTGAATACACAAGAATCGGCAAGAAAGGCGATGGCACGGAAATACGGGATGTCTATACCAATAAGGGGCTGGTCCGCTATGTGGCCGATACCTTGATAAGCCTTACCGAAAAAAGAGAGAAAGCCTATACCAATTCGGTAAATTCAGTGATGTACTTTGCATTTCTTCCATTATGGCTCAAAGACCCCGCGGTCATTGTAGAAGACCAAGGTAGAAGCGTGATAAAAGGTAAGGAGTACTATAAAATCCGTATTACTTTTAAGCAAGAGGGCGGTGGCGATGATTTTGAGGATGTGTTCCTCTATTGGTTCGATGTCAAGGATTATAGTATGGACTACCTCGCCTATAAATACTTTACCGGCAAAGGGGGAATGCGGTTTCGGGAAGCTTACAACCAGCGCAACGTTAATGGGGTCGTAATACAGGATTACCGTAACCTACAACCTAAAATAAAAGACGGCATTGATTTTGATGAAATCGAGAAGGCTTTTGAAAATGACCAACTGGAAGAACTCTCACTCATTCAATTGAAAAATGTGAAAATCAAAACGATACCCAAACCTTAG
- a CDS encoding ubiquinol-cytochrome c reductase iron-sulfur subunit, giving the protein MERKQFLRSLGAGAAFAIVFPCVQGCSKDGNGDVSPEDMRPIPTGIDFTIDLSSNEGNGLQNNGDYILKDYVVVVKNLEGNFVAASQICSHQQTEEVRFVENDGGIYYCSTHGARFDQTGKPLNSITSNPLKIFQTELTGNLLRVFE; this is encoded by the coding sequence ATGGAAAGAAAACAATTTTTACGAAGTTTGGGTGCCGGTGCCGCGTTTGCCATTGTTTTTCCGTGTGTTCAAGGCTGTTCCAAAGATGGTAACGGAGACGTTTCCCCAGAGGATATGAGACCGATACCTACCGGAATCGATTTTACGATAGACCTTAGCTCCAACGAGGGTAATGGCTTACAGAACAACGGCGATTATATTTTGAAGGACTATGTGGTCGTAGTTAAAAATTTAGAAGGTAATTTTGTGGCGGCCAGTCAGATATGCAGCCATCAACAGACCGAGGAAGTTAGGTTTGTGGAGAACGACGGCGGTATTTACTATTGTTCTACCCATGGCGCACGCTTTGACCAAACCGGAAAGCCCTTGAACAGTATTACGAGCAACCCTTTAAAAATATTCCAGACTGAACTTACGGGAAACCTACTTCGGGTCTTTGAATGA
- a CDS encoding HYC_CC_PP family protein encodes MKRFLRKIVSIGLTFAILFATTSFSADMHFCCNKLVDIAVFGKAKSCDDKVQKSESPSKECSVGAEDCCRNETFSKAGDDNVKKVTAEFSIENYVFLHSFFYTYINRFEGLDKNIVPFVNYDPPWIEKDTLVLHETFLI; translated from the coding sequence ATGAAGCGCTTTTTACGTAAAATAGTATCCATCGGTTTGACGTTCGCAATACTTTTTGCGACCACATCCTTTAGCGCTGATATGCATTTCTGTTGTAACAAATTAGTGGATATTGCCGTATTTGGTAAGGCAAAATCTTGTGATGATAAAGTTCAAAAAAGCGAAAGTCCTTCCAAGGAGTGTTCTGTAGGAGCCGAGGATTGTTGCAGGAATGAAACATTTAGCAAGGCCGGTGATGACAACGTTAAAAAGGTTACCGCGGAATTCAGCATCGAAAACTATGTTTTCTTACATAGCTTTTTTTACACCTATATAAATCGATTTGAAGGGCTAGATAAAAACATCGTTCCCTTTGTAAATTATGATCCGCCATGGATAGAGAAGGACACTCTTGTGCTTCATGAAACTTTCCTTATTTGA
- a CDS encoding helix-turn-helix domain-containing protein, with amino-acid sequence MDSQREYWIKNMVCSRCLKVIKQDLEEIGVEVLSLELGKLSVRITTEIDKKIDLKIAEVLHSNGFEIAKNEEEMIVENIKITLIELVTDLPLHIKEKTSEHLAAELHRDYKMLSKVFSKKENVTIEKYFIKLKVERVKELIQLQQHAFSDIAYLLDYSSVNHLSSQFKNVTGVSMTDYKNSQIWKRSFLDEII; translated from the coding sequence ATGGATTCTCAGAGAGAATACTGGATCAAGAATATGGTCTGCAGTCGGTGCCTTAAGGTCATAAAGCAGGACCTTGAAGAAATCGGTGTAGAAGTGCTTTCCCTTGAACTGGGCAAACTATCAGTCCGTATCACTACTGAAATTGATAAAAAAATCGATTTGAAAATAGCGGAGGTGCTTCATTCCAACGGATTTGAAATCGCCAAGAACGAGGAGGAAATGATCGTTGAGAATATCAAGATCACCTTAATCGAACTTGTAACAGACCTTCCTTTACATATTAAGGAAAAGACTTCAGAACATTTGGCAGCGGAACTACATCGGGATTATAAGATGTTGAGCAAGGTTTTCTCCAAAAAAGAGAACGTCACGATTGAAAAGTACTTTATAAAACTGAAGGTCGAAAGGGTCAAAGAGCTCATACAGTTGCAACAGCATGCGTTCTCAGACATAGCCTATCTACTCGATTACAGTAGCGTGAACCATTTGTCCAGTCAGTTCAAGAACGTTACCGGAGTAAGCATGACGGATTATAAGAACAGCCAAATCTGGAAACGGAGCTTCCTTGACGAAATTATATAA
- a CDS encoding helix-turn-helix domain-containing protein, whose protein sequence is MFIYIKHMVSLRCKMVVEQELRKLGLRYVNVDLGSIEILGNITDFQRDQLRKNLKACGLELLEDKRRIMVEKIKALIIEMVHYSDELPKVNNSDYISEKLGYDYTYLANTFSEVKGITIQQYIILNKIERVKQLLLYDELNLTEISYKLSYSSVSHLSNQFKNVTGFAPSYYKKRKKKRIKYLENL, encoded by the coding sequence ATGTTTATATACATCAAACATATGGTGAGTTTGCGCTGTAAGATGGTGGTAGAGCAAGAACTGCGAAAGCTGGGCCTGCGTTATGTCAACGTAGACCTTGGATCCATCGAAATCCTTGGGAATATCACTGATTTCCAAAGAGATCAGCTACGTAAAAACCTGAAGGCCTGCGGTCTGGAACTGCTTGAAGATAAGCGGAGGATCATGGTTGAAAAGATTAAGGCCTTAATTATTGAAATGGTCCATTATTCCGATGAATTGCCCAAGGTAAACAACTCGGATTACATCAGCGAAAAACTGGGTTATGACTATACCTATTTGGCAAATACATTTTCCGAAGTAAAGGGAATCACCATTCAGCAGTACATTATTTTAAACAAAATTGAGCGGGTCAAACAACTGTTGCTGTATGATGAATTGAATCTAACGGAAATATCCTATAAGCTGTCCTACAGTAGCGTCTCACATTTGTCGAACCAGTTTAAAAACGTTACGGGGTTCGCCCCATCTTATTATAAAAAACGGAAAAAGAAACGAATTAAATATCTAGAGAATTTGTAG
- a CDS encoding heavy-metal-associated domain-containing protein, giving the protein MKHKYQINGISCGGCVTRVRKTLEAHPAIEKAEIFLSPKGKTIISMNKKLTVEELQGQLNKLDGYTITEII; this is encoded by the coding sequence ATGAAACATAAATATCAAATAAACGGAATAAGCTGTGGCGGCTGTGTCACAAGGGTAAGAAAAACCTTGGAAGCGCACCCGGCCATAGAGAAGGCCGAAATCTTTTTAAGCCCGAAAGGAAAGACGATCATCAGCATGAACAAGAAGCTTACGGTCGAAGAACTGCAAGGGCAACTCAATAAACTTGACGGCTATACCATTACAGAGATCATTTAA
- a CDS encoding SHOCT domain-containing protein, which produces MFYKDGFFWGMHLIWWAIWIVALGWIFFAPSSTTYTETIEDDPATMLKIRFAKGEISKEEYERSKKLLK; this is translated from the coding sequence ATGTTTTACAAAGATGGATTTTTTTGGGGCATGCACCTTATCTGGTGGGCCATTTGGATCGTGGCCTTAGGCTGGATATTTTTTGCACCTTCCAGTACAACTTACACAGAAACCATAGAAGACGATCCGGCCACAATGCTCAAAATCCGGTTTGCCAAGGGCGAGATTTCCAAGGAGGAATATGAGCGATCAAAGAAACTTTTAAAATAG